A window from Kovacikia minuta CCNUW1 encodes these proteins:
- a CDS encoding DUF4333 domain-containing protein encodes MRQSRSIMAFIAVKASRQLIGKNWVGVLLPVYLASLLVGCFNRSQPAADVPSPNTPTPTNPVSSPSPSPTGSAIASPTATPPTPSPTSSESPSGVAKELEARLNKAVTVAIETPLQSLTCPAGVEIKVGNRFDCNAVSEGQAFAIAVEITSTTGPQFQWNTKGLLVLSKLEQFIQQQIRDKKGGSVTADCGGGIRVANPGDTFECKVSDPQGQSRAAKITVKDEQGTVDVALI; translated from the coding sequence ATGAGGCAGTCCCGCTCGATCATGGCTTTCATTGCGGTGAAAGCTTCCAGGCAGCTAATTGGTAAGAATTGGGTTGGCGTGTTGCTGCCGGTCTACCTGGCGAGTCTGCTGGTTGGGTGTTTCAATCGATCGCAGCCCGCCGCCGATGTTCCTTCTCCCAATACTCCGACACCCACAAATCCAGTCAGTTCTCCCAGTCCCTCACCGACCGGCTCTGCGATCGCTTCGCCGACTGCTACCCCCCCAACTCCCTCCCCAACTTCAAGCGAAAGCCCATCTGGCGTTGCCAAAGAGCTTGAGGCTCGGCTCAACAAAGCAGTAACCGTAGCGATCGAAACCCCACTCCAGTCGCTCACCTGTCCGGCAGGGGTAGAGATCAAGGTTGGTAATCGGTTTGACTGTAACGCGGTTTCCGAGGGGCAGGCATTTGCGATCGCGGTTGAAATCACCAGTACAACCGGACCTCAGTTTCAATGGAACACGAAAGGATTGCTCGTGCTTTCAAAGCTAGAGCAGTTTATCCAACAGCAAATTAGGGATAAAAAAGGGGGGAGCGTCACCGCCGATTGTGGTGGCGGCATTCGAGTTGCCAATCCGGGGGATACCTTTGAATGCAAAGTTTCTGACCCCCAGGGACAATCCCGCGCTGCCAAAATCACTGTTAAGGATGAACAAGGAACTGTGGATGTGGCTTTGATTTAG
- a CDS encoding superoxide dismutase [Fe], producing the protein MAFQQAPLPFAQDALEPYGMKAETLEYHYGKHHKAYVDNLNKMVEGTDLANKPLEEVVKISFKDPSKTAIFNNSGQAWNHDFYWNSLKPGGGGKPDSTLSDRIAKDFGSFDKFSEEFANAATTQFGSGWAWLVEDNGSLKVTKTPNAENPLVHGQKPLLTLDVWEHAYYIDFRNARPAFIKNYLEKLLNWDFVAKNLG; encoded by the coding sequence ATGGCATTTCAACAAGCTCCGCTACCCTTCGCTCAAGATGCTTTAGAGCCGTATGGCATGAAAGCCGAAACCCTGGAGTACCACTACGGCAAGCACCACAAAGCCTATGTTGATAATTTGAACAAGATGGTTGAAGGAACTGACTTGGCTAACAAACCCCTGGAGGAGGTAGTCAAGATTTCCTTTAAAGATCCTTCCAAAACCGCAATTTTCAACAACTCCGGGCAGGCGTGGAACCACGACTTTTACTGGAACTCCCTCAAGCCCGGTGGTGGTGGTAAGCCCGACAGCACCCTGTCTGACCGAATTGCGAAGGACTTTGGTAGCTTCGACAAGTTCTCTGAGGAATTTGCTAACGCTGCAACGACTCAGTTCGGCAGCGGTTGGGCATGGTTGGTTGAAGACAACGGCAGCTTAAAAGTGACCAAAACCCCCAACGCCGAAAACCCCCTCGTTCATGGCCAAAAGCCGTTGCTAACCCTGGATGTGTGGGAACATGCCTACTACATCGACTTTCGCAACGCCCGTCCAGCATTCATCAAGAACTATCTTGAGAAATTGCTGAACTGGGATTTTGTTGCTAAAAACCTCGGTTAG
- a CDS encoding S66 peptidase family protein yields the protein MQACYPPPPLQPGDLLQVIAPSGTLRELEAFQQGVEIWRSRGYQIELAPGFDDRWGYLAGTDPDRRQQLMTALKDPACRGILCARGGYGGARLLEEWSWLPTKPRWLIGFSDITSLLLSLSQQGISGVHGPLLTTLAAEPDWSIQRLFDWVEGRPLAPLKGEGWGGGQTSGILLPVNLTVATHLLGTPIQPNFSNVVLALEDVSEAPYRIDRMLTQWRLCGFLKQIKGIALGRFSQCNPPANVPSFTVEEVLRDRLSDLNIPIISHLPFGHDGPNAALPVGVRVEIDGDRGILSFF from the coding sequence ATGCAAGCTTGTTATCCACCCCCACCTCTGCAACCTGGCGATTTGCTACAAGTAATTGCCCCAAGCGGTACCCTGCGAGAGTTGGAGGCATTTCAGCAAGGGGTTGAAATCTGGCGATCGCGCGGTTATCAGATCGAACTGGCTCCTGGTTTTGACGATCGCTGGGGTTACCTGGCAGGCACCGATCCCGATCGTCGTCAACAACTGATGACCGCATTAAAAGATCCCGCGTGTCGCGGCATTCTCTGTGCCAGAGGGGGTTATGGCGGTGCCCGTTTGCTGGAAGAGTGGAGCTGGCTACCAACAAAACCCCGGTGGCTAATCGGCTTTTCCGATATCACCAGTTTGCTGCTGAGCCTCAGTCAACAGGGTATTTCGGGGGTTCATGGGCCGCTGTTAACAACCCTGGCAGCCGAGCCAGACTGGTCAATTCAACGCCTGTTTGACTGGGTTGAAGGTCGCCCATTAGCCCCCCTGAAGGGCGAAGGTTGGGGAGGTGGGCAAACTTCCGGCATCCTCTTACCGGTCAACCTTACGGTTGCTACGCACTTGCTGGGGACTCCCATTCAGCCCAATTTCTCCAACGTCGTTTTAGCGTTAGAAGATGTTAGCGAAGCTCCCTACCGAATTGACCGGATGTTAACCCAGTGGCGACTCTGCGGGTTTCTAAAGCAAATTAAGGGAATTGCATTGGGGCGCTTCAGTCAGTGCAATCCACCCGCTAATGTCCCCAGTTTCACTGTTGAAGAGGTGCTGCGCGATCGCCTGAGCGACCTAAACATCCCGATCATTTCCCACCTCCCCTTTGGGCACGATGGTCCAAATGCTGCTTTACCCGTTGGGGTAAGGGTGGAAATTGATGGCGATCGCGGCATTCTTAGTTTCTTTTAA
- a CDS encoding KOW motif-containing protein, translated as MMNSIHSTELKVGDRVRLVRGSLRGQTARITRINHDGSYFLIGDWTQYTGFVSVPCGPVEPDRLEKLH; from the coding sequence ATGATGAACTCGATACATTCAACAGAACTGAAGGTTGGCGATCGCGTTCGCCTTGTGCGGGGTTCCCTACGCGGACAAACCGCCCGAATTACTCGAATTAACCATGATGGCTCCTATTTTCTGATTGGAGATTGGACTCAATATACAGGTTTTGTTTCCGTTCCCTGTGGACCTGTGGAACCCGACAGACTGGAGAAATTGCACTAA
- a CDS encoding RNA recognition motif domain-containing protein, producing the protein MSIYVGNLSYAVTQEELSDIFAEYGTVKRVQLPTDRETGRPRGFGFVEMETDAEEDAAIEALDGAEWMGRDLKVNKARPREERKPGGNFGNNNRGYSKRY; encoded by the coding sequence ATGTCAATCTACGTAGGCAACCTTTCCTACGCCGTCACTCAAGAAGAGCTTTCGGATATCTTTGCTGAATATGGAACCGTTAAGCGGGTCCAATTACCCACCGATCGTGAAACAGGTCGTCCCAGAGGTTTTGGTTTTGTTGAAATGGAAACCGACGCTGAGGAAGATGCTGCAATAGAAGCCCTCGACGGTGCGGAGTGGATGGGTCGGGATCTAAAAGTCAATAAGGCTAGACCCCGTGAAGAAAGGAAGCCAGGCGGTAACTTTGGTAATAACAATAGAGGTTATTCCAAGCGCTATTGA
- a CDS encoding glycosyltransferase family 4 protein → MFGYINALKKVGVRSVQFVVTTHVTKPTRFVHKPTDSIICALPASKPYLAYRKMRRRALKAYGGEEGQPFKEIQDTNQQRRALLTQLKDIARSVGTYLATPLGTLARELRREGCTAILCQEYESPRFDTCVLLGRLLGLPVFASFQGGNETRSLIEYVSRSAAFRACTGVIIAPQTEIRRVRTRYQLPPAKIARIFNTVDTVTLHAIDRAQARAKLNIPPEACVVVCHGRIDLHRKGLDILLDAWDQICRDRPHRDLRLLLVGSGPDADKLRQRIETMNLRGVMWRNQFVNDRAEICCYLSAADVYTLASRQEGFPVAPLEAMACGIPVVAADAPGVPDILEEGEKSGGIVVPRGDSKALATELGRVLDDIPWARELGKRARLRIEEHFSPEVIGQQLRDFIVN, encoded by the coding sequence ATGTTTGGCTATATTAATGCGCTTAAAAAGGTGGGTGTTCGCTCTGTGCAATTTGTAGTGACAACCCATGTAACGAAACCAACTCGTTTTGTTCATAAACCAACCGATTCAATCATTTGTGCATTGCCTGCCTCCAAACCCTATCTTGCCTATCGAAAAATGCGTCGCAGGGCGCTAAAAGCTTATGGAGGGGAGGAAGGACAACCTTTTAAGGAAATTCAGGACACCAATCAGCAACGGCGTGCCTTGCTGACACAACTAAAAGATATTGCCAGGAGCGTTGGCACTTATCTCGCAACCCCCCTTGGCACTCTAGCGCGAGAATTACGTCGAGAAGGATGTACTGCCATTTTGTGTCAAGAGTACGAGTCTCCCCGATTTGACACCTGCGTGTTGCTGGGGCGATTGCTCGGTTTACCTGTGTTCGCTTCTTTCCAGGGAGGCAATGAAACACGCAGTTTAATTGAATATGTTTCCCGATCGGCTGCGTTTCGAGCCTGTACAGGTGTGATCATTGCGCCCCAAACCGAGATTCGACGAGTGCGCACCCGCTACCAGTTACCCCCTGCCAAAATAGCGCGTATTTTTAACACGGTGGACACGGTAACTCTGCATGCGATCGATCGCGCCCAGGCAAGGGCTAAATTGAATATTCCACCGGAAGCCTGTGTTGTTGTGTGTCACGGACGAATTGATCTACATCGCAAAGGTTTGGATATTTTGCTTGATGCCTGGGATCAAATTTGCCGCGATCGTCCCCATAGAGATTTACGGTTGTTGTTAGTTGGCTCCGGTCCCGATGCCGACAAACTCCGCCAGAGGATTGAAACCATGAACCTGCGAGGCGTAATGTGGCGCAATCAGTTTGTCAACGATCGCGCAGAAATCTGCTGCTATCTTTCAGCAGCAGATGTTTATACACTTGCATCGCGGCAGGAAGGGTTCCCTGTCGCACCGTTGGAAGCGATGGCGTGTGGGATTCCTGTCGTTGCTGCGGATGCGCCCGGTGTCCCCGATATTTTAGAAGAAGGCGAAAAGTCGGGGGGGATCGTCGTGCCCCGAGGAGATTCAAAGGCACTTGCGACAGAACTGGGGCGCGTTCTGGATGACATTCCCTGGGCACGAGAACTAGGGAAACGGGCACGCCTTCGCATAGAAGAACATTTTTCGCCAGAGGTGATTGGCCAACAACTTCGTGATTTTATCGTCAATTGA